In a single window of the Labeo rohita strain BAU-BD-2019 chromosome 23, IGBB_LRoh.1.0, whole genome shotgun sequence genome:
- the otud3 gene encoding OTU domain-containing protein 3 yields the protein MSRKQSGKPIKGNRKCELERKRDERAARRALAKDRKNRPPGGDDGEEFVSFSNQLQALGLKLREVPGDGNCLFRALGDQLEGHSRGHLRLRQETVQYMMAHRQDFEPFVEDDVPFTQHLSNLSQPGTFAGNDAIVAFARSQQLKVVIHQLNAPLWEINGTDKPSCRELHIAYRYGDHYDSVRKIGDNSESPAHLRIESLNNSRRFGDGQKEKSRGASPSRSVSEDEELILSILCADSQSDNLCQSSAASQTCHGDWLESELNNQLSQRDCASETHSLCQGMQAECSENTSPAEGSIAHKPKLSNKQRKEQQRLEKKKRQEERHRQKVLQARGSHDQNQNVPEAVTLVPALNTLSI from the exons ATGTCAAGGAAACAGTCAGGAAAGCCCATAAAGGGAAACAGGAAGTGTGAATTAGAGAGGAAGAGAGACGAGAGGGCGGCCCGCCGGGCTCTGGCCAAAGACAGGAAGAACAGACCTCCAGGGGGGGATGATGGAGAGGAGTTTGTCAGCTTCTCCAACCAGCTTCAGGCTCTGGGGCTCAAACTCCGAGAGGTGCCTGGAGACGG GAACTGTTTGTTCCGGGCTCTTGGAGATCAGCTGGAGGGACATTCGCGAGGTCATCTGCGTCTGCGGCAGGAGACGGTACAGTACATGATGGCGCACAGACAGGACTTCGAACCCTTCGTTGAAGATGACGTGCCATTCACACAGCATT tgTCAAACCTCTCACAGCCGGGCACATTTGCCGGTAACGACGCCATTGTGGCCTTCGCACGCAGCCAGCAATTAAAAGTGGTTATTCATCAGCTGAACGCTCCTTTGTGGGAG ATAAATGGTACAGATAAGCCTTCATGTCGTGAGCTGCACATCGCGTATCGCTATGGAGACCATTACGACAGCGTCCGAAAGATTGGAGACAACTCTGAGAGTCCGGCCCATCTGCGTATAGAG AGTCTGAATAATTCCAGACGCTTTGGAGACGGTCAGAAGGAGAAGTCGAGAGGCGCCTCTCCCTCACGCTCTGTCTCTGAAGATGAAGAGCTGATCTTGAGCATTCTCTGTGCCGATA gTCAATCGGACAATCTGTGTCAATCAAGTGCCGCATCACAGACATGCCACGGTGATTGGCTGGAGTCTGAACTGAACAACCAATTGTCACAGAGAGATTGTGCCTCAGAGACACACTCTTTATGTCAAGGCATGCAAGCTGAATGTAGTGAGAACACGTCGCCAGCAGAGGGCAGCATTGCACACAAACCCAAG ctttctaACAAACAAAGGAAAGAGCAACAGCGCCTAGAAAAGAAGAAACGTCAGGAGGAGAGACATAGACAGAAGGTTTTACAGGCCAGAGGGTCACATGATCAGAATCAGAACGTACCTGAAGCCGTCACTCTCGTGCCAGCGCTCAACACCCTGAGCATCTAG
- the g0s2 gene encoding G0/G1 switch protein 2 has protein sequence METMHELIPFAKEMLSAGPSKGSLKVYLVGGTFAVLGMMSGVVQMASSFFPDHEEPDFDTLKVRELVPVKEQVQEPQTTIPEDDEMDEVMEAKAKELPANRQRRMSFRAHAS, from the coding sequence ATGGAGACTATGCATGAGCTCATCCCTTTTGCTAAGGAAATGCTGAGCGCCGGTCCCTCCAAGGGCTCCCTGAAGGTCTATCTCGTGGGCGGCACGTTTGCCGTCCTGGGAATGATGAGCGGTGTGGTCCAGATGGCCTCTTCCTTCTTCCCTGATCACGAGGAGCCTGACTTTGACACGCTGAAGGTGCGGGAGCTCGTACCAGTGAAGGAGCAGGTCCAGGAGCCACAAACCACCATCCCCGAGGATGACGAGATGGATGAGGTGATGGAGGCCAAGGCAAAGGAACTGCCAGCGAACAGACAGAGGCGGATGAGTTTCAGAGCTCACGCTTCATAA
- the vwa1 gene encoding von Willebrand factor A domain-containing protein 1: MEVRKALTCVLFTVFLWAGDAQDSVPDSVLNCCEGDVLFLLDSSGSVASYEFFHMVDFLKDLLLPFSLGPDQVRVGLLQVGTEPHLEFGFDSYDSQHGLQAALERTKQLKGDTNTVDALLMATNQVLKQGVPGGARPNLPRVLVWLTDGVDPGEVQEPMARLREEGVAVLVVSTGHGNYQVLREAVSPPAEEHLFFVDIDDINIISEDLRNAIIEIIKAERLQVKSVTTTTAQLEWRPVLAGTGYYDIQFGPIRTGQTGGTGGPGTSPGTGLDPFQKITLPGDASSAQLTGLRPDTTYRVTLTPKANLEFLNSLETTFTTQPVNPPQPGVDILSTVTISESTTNSVRVSWGPRLPHLVQEYQLEYSALPTGPRRTFSVSNRQDSAVLTGLQPDTQYLVTVSARQSSGKERAMSVKVCTQEVLPALSDLQLTTVGNESVQLRWKGSYDGLRGYWVTWERGHSQRSTLYLPPNRLSTTLNHVPSRARVCVSPVYRTARGEGLCCTA, translated from the exons TTTTGAACTGCTGCGAGGGCGATGTCCTCTTCCTCCTGGACTCATCTGGTAGCGTGGCCTCCTACGAGTTCTTCCATATGGTGGACTTTCTCAAGGACCTCCTGCTGCCTTTCTCGTTGGGGCCGGATCAGGTGAGGGTGGGACTGCTGCAGGTTGGGACCGAACCCCATCTGGAGTTCGGCTTTGACTCCTACGACTCCCAGCACGGACTGCAGGCGGCTCTGGAGAGGACTAAACAGCTGAAGGGCGACACCAACACGGTGGACGCTCTACTGATGGCTACAAATCAGGTTTTGAAACAGGGCGTGCCGGGAGGTGCCAGACCCAATCTGCCCAGGGTTCTGGTTTGGCTCACAGATGGAGTGGATCCCGGAGAGGTGCAGGAACCAATGGCAAGGCTGCGGGAAGAGGGCGTGGCCGTATTGGTGGTTTCCACTGGTCACGGGAACTATCAGGTGCTGAGAGAGGCTGTAAGTCCACCTGCTGAGGAGCACCTGTTCTTTGTGGACATTGACGATATCAACATCATCAGCGAAGACTTGAGGAACGCAATTATTG AGATCATCAAGGCCGAGAGGCTACAGGTGAAGTCGGTCACCACTACTACAGCTCAGCTGGAATGGAGGCCCGTGTTGGCCGGCACCGGCTACTACGATATCCAGTTTGGTCCCATCCGAACAGGGCAGACCGGAGGGACGGGAGGTCCAGGCACCAGTCCTGGCACTGGTTTGGATCCTTTTCAGAAGATCACGCTGCCCGGAGATGCCAGCTCGGCTCAGCTGACTGGCCTGCGTCCAGACACCACGTACAGAGTCACGCTCACGCCGAAAGCTAACCTGGAATTCCTGAACTCGCTTGAAACCACCTTCACTACACAGCCAG TGAATCCTCCACAGCCAGGGGTGGACATTCTGTCGACAGTGACCATATCAGAGTCCACCACTAACAGTGTGCGTGTGAGCTGGGGTCCGCGGCTGCCTCACCTCGTACAGGAATACCAGCTGGAGTATTCAGCGCTTCCTACAGGCCCACGGCGGACCTTCAGCGTCAGTAACAGACAGGACTCCGCAGTCCTGACCGGCCTCCAGCCGGACACGCAGTACCTGGTCACAGTAAGCGCCAGACAGTCCTCCGGCAAAGAGAGAGCCATGTCGGTTAAAGTCTGTACACAGGAGG TGTTGCCAGCTCTCTCAGATCTGCAACTGACCACAGTGGGCAATGAGTCAGTGCAGCTCCGGTGGAAAGGGAGTTACGATGGTCTCCGTGGTTACTGGGTCACATGGGAGCGAGGTCACAGTCAGCGCTCCACCCTGTATCTACCACCCAACCGGCTCTCCACCACCCTCAACCATGTTCCCTCCAGGGCCCGCGTCTGCGTCTCTCCGGTGTACCGGACGGCCCGTGGGGAGGGACTCTGCTGCACTGCTTAA